DNA from Terriglobales bacterium:
AAATCGGTGCGCAACAGCGATCCGGACGCGGCCCTGTACTGGCTGGCTCGCATGCTGGAAGCGGGAGAGGATCCCCTGTACATCGCTCGTCGCGTAGTTCGCATGGCGGTGGAAGATATCGGCATGGCTGACCCGGGCGCACTAGGAATCACGGTTGCCGCACGGGACGCGGTTGATTTCATCGGTATGCCTGAAGGGGACCTCGCCCTGGCGCAAGCTGTTGTGTATCTTGCGCTGGCCCCCAAATCCAATTCGCTTTACGAAGCCTATGCCCGGGTTCACGAAGATGTGGAACAAACGGTGGCGCAGCCAGTTCCCCTGCATCTGCGCAATGCACCGACCCCGCTGATGAAGCAGATCGGCTACGGCAAGGGATATCAGTATGCTCATGACCTGGAGGGCAAAGTAGCTGATATGCAGTGCTTGCCCGACAACCTGCGGGACCGGCAGTACTATCAGCCGTCCGACCAGGGACTCGAGAAGCGCATTCGTGAGCGCATGGAAGAGATCCGTCGCTTGCGCATGGCTGCCAGGCCATGGGGAACATCAGTCCGGCCGGCCACCGAAGAGCCCAAGAAACCACAATAGCCATGGATCGAATTGCCAGCTTGAAAGAAATCCTCTCGCAGGATCCCAACAACGCCTTTGCCCGCTACTCGCTGGCAACGGAGTACTCCGGCCGGGGTGAGATTGAGGCGGCCCTCGCCGAATTTTCTTCGCTGCTCAGGGCAAATCCTGATTACACCAACGGCTACTTTATGGCTGCGCAGACGCTGATGAAAGCCGATCGCACCGAGGAGGCGCGTCAGATGCTCGCCGATGGCCTCTCCTGCGCTCGGCGGACCAGCAATCGCCACGCTGAATCAGAAATGCAGTCGATGTTGGACGAACTGGGATGATTACAGTGTCGTGAGAACTGATTTTTTCAGCCAAGTGAGAGACCCAGAAATCGCGCCCCGAAGGGGCGGCAGAGCGTAGCGCCGGCGTCACCGCTCTACCACCTCGCGTTTGACTGCTAGGTCAAAGAGAGCCAAGGACGCTAGCCCGATTGGTTAGATTGGGCTCCCGTTCCGCTCGCATACCTTGCGCTGCTCCACCCTCCTATCGAAAACCTGCATCACACGATGTTGGGATTATGCGGGTATAATCGCCCAAGACGTGATCGGAGTGAGGTCCCCTTCCCATATGAGTTTCCCTCGGACACTTGGTGGTCTTCGCCACAGCAATTTCTGCGAAGCCCGGCTTCGCAAGCGCCGCGTAAAAGACGAACTGAGAGAGAACCTCATAGCTAGGCTCCGCGAGGAAAACACCGAGAGTGTCTTCCCAGGCATCGTCGGTTATGACGACACGGTCGTTCCTCAGATCGTGAACGCCATTCTTTCAAAGCACAATTTCATTCTTCTCGGCCTCCGCGGCCAGGCCAAGAGCCGAATCCTGCGCGCCCTCACCGGTTTACTCGATCCCGAGATGCCATACATCGCGGGATGCGAGATCCACGACAATCCCTATGCTCCCATCTGTCGCCGTTGCCGCGAACTGGTAGAGGCGGAAGGTGACGCGACTCCCATTGACTACCTGCTCCCCGAAGCCCGTTATGTTGAAAAACTGGCCACTCCAGACGTGACCATTGCCGATTTGATTGGCGATATCGATCCCATCAAAGCGGCTCGCGGCGGGCATGAATTAGGCAGCGAGCTTACCGTCCACTATGGGCTTCTGCCGCGTGCCAATCGCGGTATCTTCGCGATCAATGAGTTGCCTGATCTGGCGGGCAAAATTCAGGTCGGCTTGTTCAATATCATGCAGGAAGGGGACGTACAGATTAAGGGCTATCCGGTGCGCCTGCCGCTGGATGTGGCACTGGTGTTCAGTGCCAACCCGGAAGACTACACAGCTCGCGGGAAGATCATTACTCCCCTGAAAGATCGTATCGGATCCGAAATTCGCACGCACTATCCGGCCACTGTGGATGAAGGCATAGCCATCACCGCCCAGGAAGCCTGGGTTCAGCGCGACAGCTACATGCTCGAGGTGCCAAAGTTCGTGCAGGAGGTGATCGAGCGCATCGCGTTTACCGCCAGGGAAGATAAGCGTATCGACAAGCGCTCCGGGGTCAGCCAGCGCCTCCCCATCACTTGCATGGAGAACGTGATTTCCAATGCCGAGCGCCGCAGTATCCGGAATAGAGAAGAAATCGTGGTTCCCCGCATCGGGGACATCTACGCGGCCATGCCGGCCATTACCGGAAAGCTGGAGTTGGAATACGAAGGTGAGGTCAAGGGAGCCGATACTGTGGTGCGGGAGCTGATCCGAACCGCGGTGGCCAACACCTTCGACGCTTACTTCCACGGCGCAAACCTGCAGCAGGTGGTCCAATGGTTCGACTTGGGTGGATCGGTGCAAATGCAGGACACTGCCTCTGCCGCTGAAGTGCTGGATACGATCAAAAATATTCAGGGATTGATGGAGCGGTTGGCCCCGCTGGGTGTGAAACCCAAAGACCCGCCCGAGTTACAGGTTTCGGCTGCGGAATTCGTTCTTGAGGGTTTGTACGCCCACAAGCGGATCGGTCGCAGTGAAGAGCGGCTATTCACGGCGGGTGAACGGCAACCGCGCCGAACCGAGCAGGAACGGTTGCGTACCGACGAACCGCCGTTCCGCCCGCGGCGGCCGTTCAATTAGTGATGCTAGGGCGCGGGTGCCCCACGTTAGCCCTCTTTTGGCTAACCTGGGATTCAAACGGTTGGGCCGCCTGCTCTTCCGCCATTCTTAGACGGAGGGTGGGATCGTGAATCATAGAAGTCCTCCGGTAATTGGATATGAAGCGCGTTCGTTATTCTAAATACGTTCCTGATCCGGCCTCCGAGATGAGCATGGAGGACTTGCTCAACGCTCTCTCTGACTACCTGCTGCAAAGCGGGTTCCAGAACTCCTACATGGGCTTTTACGACATGCAGGATTTTGGCCAGACTATGGAGGAACTGAAGCGCGCCATGGAGGAGGCGCTGCTCAACAGCGATCTTTTCGACGAAGAGCTGCGCGAACAACTGCAGCAGATGAAAATGGAAGGCAAGCTCGACGAGTTGATCGAGCAGTTGATTCAGCGGATGCAGCAGGAAGACTACATCAGCGTGGATGAGCCGCCTGATCCTTCGCGCGAAGCCGGGGCGGGTGGGCAAATCGGCCAGAATCAATCGCAGGCGCGCTTTGAAATTACCGACAAGAGCCTGGATTTTCTCGGCTATCGAACTTTGCGCGATCTGCTGGGCTCATTGGGCAAATCCAGCTTCGGCCGTCACGACACCCGCGACCTGGCCACCGGAATTGAGACCAGCGGCGCAGCTAAGCAATATGAATTCGGCGACACTCTAAACCTCGACATCACCGCCACGCTCTCCAGTGCCATCCAGCGCGAGGGCCTCACCCTGCCGTTGAATATCGAGTACTCTGACCTGCAGGTCCACCAATGTGAATACCAGTCTTCTTGTGCCACCGTGCTGATGCTGGACTGCTCGCACTCCATGATCCTCTATGGCGAAGACCGTTTTACCCCGGCTAAGAAAGTCGCCATGGCGCTTTCGCATCTGATTCGCAGCCAATATCCCGGAGATTCCCTCTCGCTGATCCTGTTCCACGATTCCGCCGAGGAGATTCCGCTGACGCAACTCGCACGCGTAAAAGTTGGACCCTACTACACGAATACTCGCGAAGGTCTGCGGCTGGCGCAGCGCATCCTCCAGCGCCAGCGCAAAGACATGAAGCAGATCGTCATGATCACCGACGGCAAACCGTCGGCGCTGACCCTTGAAGACGGACGCATCTATAAAAATGCCTTTGGTTTGGACCCATTGGTCGTCAGCCAAACACTGGAAGAAGTTTCCAAATGCAAGCGCGCCGGGGTCATGATCAATACCTTCATGCTTGCCTCTGATTACGGGTTAGTACAGTTTGTGCAGAAGGTCACAGAAATGTGCCGCGGAAAAGCCTACTTCACTACCCCTTATACCCTCGGGCAGTACCTGCTGATGGACTACATGTCGCGTAAGACCAAAACGATTCACTGAGCACTCAGCCATCAGCACTCTGCAGTCAGCAGTCAGCGTAATCGTGAGCTACCAGAAAGTCTCTGTGTCATCAGTGGGGTAGCCCACCTTCGCGCCGTGCAATGCAGCTCTAAGCTGGGCAGGTAGTTACTTACAGCGCTGCACCCGCCATCCACGCGCCCCGCGACTTGCCTCCTCAACGCTGCATCTAATTGGTTAGAGGTGATCAAAAAGCTATGAAGCGGCCATGGTTTGGAGCCTTTGCAAGCTTCTTCCTGGCAGCTCTTCTGACTGTGCCAGCATTTGGTGCAATCCCAGGGCGTCCAGGAACTCTGAATTACACAGAGGGTAAGACTTTGATCGGCACAGAAACCCTCGACGCGAAAGCCGTCGGCTCGACCCAACTGGAGCCTGGGCAGGTACTGAGCACGGAAAACGGGAAAGCAGAAGTCCTGCTGACCCCAGGGGTGTTCCTGAGACTGGGCGACAACAGCTCCGTGAAGATGATCTCTCCCAGTCTGACTAATACCAGGGTGGAACTCGAGAAAGGGCACGCCGAAGTAGAGGTGGCCGAGATTCACAATGAAAACGATCTCCAGGTGACGGAAGACAACGTCACCGCTCAGTTGCTGAAGAAAGGTGTTTACGATTTCAACGCCGATCAGGCACAGATTCGTGTTTTTGATGGCCAGGCCAAGGTTAGCGAGGACGGCAAGCAGATCGACGTCAAAGGCGGACACGAACTCGATCTGAATGCGGGTGGATCCCTAAAGGCAAAGAAGTTCGACAAGAAGGAATATGCCAGCGAAGATGATCTGTATCGCTGGAGCAGCTTGCGCTCCTCCTATCTGGCTGAGGCTAACGTTCAGTTAGCGCCAAGCTATGCGACTACGGGATTTGTCTCCGGCTGGTACTGGGACCCGTGGTTTGGTGGTTACACATTTATCCCTGGCAGCGGACTCCTTTATAGCCCATTCGGGTGGGGCTTCTACTCGCCCTGGGCAGTCTATGGCGCACCCTACGGCTACTTCGGATATTACGGCCCTTACTACCGCTATCACTATTACCGGCCAGGCCCGTACTACGGACACGATCATCGGGTAGTGGTTCCGCCGGCAGCTGGCTTCCATCCACCAGCAGGTAACTTCCATCCGCCGGCGCCACACGCTCCGGCTCCGCACGTTTCGGCTGGATTTAGCGGCGGATTCCACGGTGGCGTGGGCGGGTTCCACAGCTCACGATAAATTGCGCAAGGATTGGTGAAGCGAGGGGCGCGCCGGCGCCCCTTCTTTACACTATCGACGCACGGGAAGCTGCGCTATCTTCCGTGTGCGGCGGTTTGATGCTACTGTCATCAGCCACCAGCCGGTCGGCATGTCACCAACTCACAGCTTCGTCTTCTCCGATCTCCGCGAGCTCTTCGCGAAAGCCAATGAGGAGAAGTCAGGAGATCAGCTTGCCGGTCTCGCCGCCAATTCGGAACGCGAGCGGGTCGCCGCCAAGCGCAAGCTGGCCGATCTGACCCTGGCCGAGATCGTGAATCAACCTCTGATCGATCCCGACAAAGATGATGTGAGCCGCCTGATTCTCGAGACCTACGATCGCGCGGCATTCCAGGCAATCCGCAGCATGACTGTCGGCGAGCTGCGCGAGTACATCCTCGATGACGCAACCGCAGAAGCCGACCTTCACCGCCTCCAATGGGTCCTGATTCCTGAAATTGCCGCCGCCTTGGCCAAAATCATGAGCAACAAAGATCTCGTTCTGGCCGCGGCCAGGATTCGCAATGTCACGCGCTGCCGCAATACCATGGGCGGGCGCGGCGTACTGGGAATCCGTATTCAGCCGAACCATCCGGCGGATGATCTGGGCGGAATTCTGCTCACCACCTTTGAAGGACTGCTCTACGGATGCGGCGATGCTGTAATCGGCGTGAATCCGGCCACCGATTCGGTGGAAGTCGTTTCCTCCATTCTGAATGCTTTGCTTCGGTTAGTGGACTCATACCGCGTGCCCACTCAAACCTGCTGTCTCGCTCACATCACAACTCAGATGGCAGCCCTTGAGCGCGGAACCCCCATCGATCTCCTCTTTCAATCGATCGCCGGGACGGAGGCAGCGAACCGCAGCTTTGGAGTCAGCCTCGAGATCCTCCGCGAAGGCCGGGAGGCGGCTCTGGAGCATCATCAAAAACGCAATGTACCCTGGAAAGGAACCAATGTGATGTATTTTGAAACCGGCCAGGGCAGCGCACTTTCTTCCAGCTCGCATCACGGCGTGGATCAATTGACGCTTGAGGCCCGCGCGTACGGCCTGGCACGCGTGTTTGAGCCCTTCCTCGTTAACAGTGTCGTCGGCTTCATTGGTCCCGAATACCTGTACGACGAGCGCCAGATCACTCGCGCGGGGCTTGAAGATCATTTCATGGGCAAACTGCTGGGGCTGCCCATGGGATGCGACGTCTGCTATACGAACCATGCCGCCGCCGACCAGAACTCCGCGGACAACCTGCTCATGCTGCTCGCCGCAGCCGGCTGCAACTATTTCATGGGTGTCCCCTG
Protein-coding regions in this window:
- a CDS encoding tetratricopeptide repeat protein, with the protein product MDRIASLKEILSQDPNNAFARYSLATEYSGRGEIEAALAEFSSLLRANPDYTNGYFMAAQTLMKADRTEEARQMLADGLSCARRTSNRHAESEMQSMLDELG
- a CDS encoding magnesium chelatase, whose product is MSFPRTLGGLRHSNFCEARLRKRRVKDELRENLIARLREENTESVFPGIVGYDDTVVPQIVNAILSKHNFILLGLRGQAKSRILRALTGLLDPEMPYIAGCEIHDNPYAPICRRCRELVEAEGDATPIDYLLPEARYVEKLATPDVTIADLIGDIDPIKAARGGHELGSELTVHYGLLPRANRGIFAINELPDLAGKIQVGLFNIMQEGDVQIKGYPVRLPLDVALVFSANPEDYTARGKIITPLKDRIGSEIRTHYPATVDEGIAITAQEAWVQRDSYMLEVPKFVQEVIERIAFTAREDKRIDKRSGVSQRLPITCMENVISNAERRSIRNREEIVVPRIGDIYAAMPAITGKLELEYEGEVKGADTVVRELIRTAVANTFDAYFHGANLQQVVQWFDLGGSVQMQDTASAAEVLDTIKNIQGLMERLAPLGVKPKDPPELQVSAAEFVLEGLYAHKRIGRSEERLFTAGERQPRRTEQERLRTDEPPFRPRRPFN
- a CDS encoding ethanolamine ammonia-lyase subunit EutB, which codes for MSPTHSFVFSDLRELFAKANEEKSGDQLAGLAANSERERVAAKRKLADLTLAEIVNQPLIDPDKDDVSRLILETYDRAAFQAIRSMTVGELREYILDDATAEADLHRLQWVLIPEIAAALAKIMSNKDLVLAAARIRNVTRCRNTMGGRGVLGIRIQPNHPADDLGGILLTTFEGLLYGCGDAVIGVNPATDSVEVVSSILNALLRLVDSYRVPTQTCCLAHITTQMAALERGTPIDLLFQSIAGTEAANRSFGVSLEILREGREAALEHHQKRNVPWKGTNVMYFETGQGSALSSSSHHGVDQLTLEARAYGLARVFEPFLVNSVVGFIGPEYLYDERQITRAGLEDHFMGKLLGLPMGCDVCYTNHAAADQNSADNLLMLLAAAGCNYFMGVPCSDDVMLNYQSTSYHDALAVRRLFDLRPAPEFLAWLQAMGIYRDRDPALLDASARRQLMHGLESSLEKIV
- a CDS encoding FecR domain-containing protein, whose translation is MIGTETLDAKAVGSTQLEPGQVLSTENGKAEVLLTPGVFLRLGDNSSVKMISPSLTNTRVELEKGHAEVEVAEIHNENDLQVTEDNVTAQLLKKGVYDFNADQAQIRVFDGQAKVSEDGKQIDVKGGHELDLNAGGSLKAKKFDKKEYASEDDLYRWSSLRSSYLAEANVQLAPSYATTGFVSGWYWDPWFGGYTFIPGSGLLYSPFGWGFYSPWAVYGAPYGYFGYYGPYYRYHYYRPGPYYGHDHRVVVPPAAGFHPPAGNFHPPAPHAPAPHVSAGFSGGFHGGVGGFHSSR
- a CDS encoding VWA domain-containing protein, with translation MKRVRYSKYVPDPASEMSMEDLLNALSDYLLQSGFQNSYMGFYDMQDFGQTMEELKRAMEEALLNSDLFDEELREQLQQMKMEGKLDELIEQLIQRMQQEDYISVDEPPDPSREAGAGGQIGQNQSQARFEITDKSLDFLGYRTLRDLLGSLGKSSFGRHDTRDLATGIETSGAAKQYEFGDTLNLDITATLSSAIQREGLTLPLNIEYSDLQVHQCEYQSSCATVLMLDCSHSMILYGEDRFTPAKKVAMALSHLIRSQYPGDSLSLILFHDSAEEIPLTQLARVKVGPYYTNTREGLRLAQRILQRQRKDMKQIVMITDGKPSALTLEDGRIYKNAFGLDPLVVSQTLEEVSKCKRAGVMINTFMLASDYGLVQFVQKVTEMCRGKAYFTTPYTLGQYLLMDYMSRKTKTIH